A single window of Archangium gephyra DNA harbors:
- a CDS encoding TetR/AcrR family transcriptional regulator, whose translation MSDSSPGLEAAPRVRRTQQERRDSTRLKLLEATVECLVELGYARTTTLAVAQRAGISHGALFKHFPTKAALLGAGVEHLFPRIIAEYRSTIDATVSSPGDRVAQAIERLWSIYHRPELLAAVELYVAARTDPELASALSTVDPPHRRHLHRVARELFPDVAATHPGFDAIIELILNAVQGAAVGGVALPDNPDHRQMLALLVQLARSAFSSPPPP comes from the coding sequence ATGTCTGATTCGTCCCCGGGTCTGGAGGCGGCCCCCCGCGTCCGGCGGACCCAGCAGGAGCGGCGGGACTCCACCCGCCTCAAGCTGCTCGAGGCCACCGTCGAGTGCCTCGTGGAGCTCGGCTACGCCCGCACCACCACGCTCGCCGTGGCCCAGCGCGCTGGCATCTCCCACGGGGCCCTCTTCAAGCACTTCCCCACCAAGGCCGCCCTGCTCGGCGCCGGGGTCGAGCACCTCTTCCCCCGCATCATCGCCGAGTACCGCTCCACCATTGACGCCACCGTCTCCTCCCCCGGAGATCGCGTCGCCCAGGCCATCGAGCGCCTCTGGTCCATCTACCATCGCCCCGAGCTCCTCGCCGCCGTCGAGCTGTACGTCGCCGCCCGCACGGATCCCGAGCTCGCCTCCGCGCTGAGCACCGTGGACCCGCCCCACCGGCGCCACCTCCACCGCGTCGCGCGCGAGCTCTTCCCCGACGTCGCCGCCACCCATCCCGGCTTCGACGCCATCATCGAGCTCATCCTCAACGCCGTGCAGGGCGCCGCCGTCGGCGGTGTGGCCCTGCCCGACAATCCGGATCACCGGCAGATGCTCGCCCTGCTCGTCCAGCTCGCCCGCAGCGCGTTCTCCTCCCCACCCCCACCCTAG
- a CDS encoding HEAT repeat domain-containing protein, which produces MVQVRDELVEAHSWGDEARARALVSRLGEQPRKARALLEAMLQDPDAQVRQAAVFGLGELGGAASVRRLEQQLALEEARGDYDGASVAEEITLALGRIDEHGARASLVRRLERLVAGKPDASDVNMVASALWRRRHPDLLPAIRRSLERLASPAPGCLRGLLILLEKTPEELSAWACDSSVSLEDKTGVLALLKEALPEAWVASLPAFISAANALNESDLGPRSDAEYYCDRLFSLLLGHHERVLSVFSEALRSELRDVARRVIVATAPNGSVRAASLLQFIGQPEDVAFLEAHRPAEPILAEVFEKAARGLRGLQKERPSEPQ; this is translated from the coding sequence ATGGTGCAGGTGAGGGACGAACTGGTGGAGGCGCACTCCTGGGGGGATGAGGCCCGGGCGCGTGCTCTGGTGTCCAGGCTTGGCGAGCAGCCCCGGAAGGCGAGGGCCCTGCTGGAAGCCATGCTGCAAGATCCGGATGCCCAGGTCAGACAGGCTGCTGTCTTTGGCCTGGGCGAGCTCGGTGGCGCTGCCAGTGTCCGTCGCCTGGAACAGCAGCTTGCCCTGGAGGAGGCGAGGGGCGATTACGATGGAGCGTCCGTCGCGGAGGAGATCACCCTGGCGCTCGGGCGTATCGACGAACACGGCGCAAGGGCGAGTCTGGTTCGGAGATTGGAGCGGCTTGTCGCGGGAAAACCAGACGCCTCGGATGTGAACATGGTGGCCTCCGCTCTCTGGCGAAGGCGTCATCCAGACCTGTTACCCGCTATTCGGCGGAGCCTGGAACGACTTGCATCACCCGCACCGGGTTGCCTGCGGGGCCTGCTCATCCTCCTGGAGAAGACTCCCGAAGAGCTCAGCGCCTGGGCCTGTGACTCCTCCGTGTCTCTGGAGGACAAGACAGGGGTTCTCGCGCTGCTCAAGGAGGCGTTGCCGGAAGCATGGGTTGCCAGCCTTCCCGCGTTCATCTCCGCGGCCAATGCTCTGAACGAGTCTGACCTGGGTCCGCGGAGTGACGCCGAGTATTACTGCGATCGCCTCTTCTCCCTGCTGCTGGGGCACCACGAGCGTGTCCTCTCCGTATTTTCCGAGGCGCTCCGCTCCGAGTTACGCGATGTGGCACGGAGGGTGATCGTGGCCACCGCACCCAACGGCTCCGTGCGAGCCGCGAGCCTGCTCCAATTCATCGGCCAGCCCGAGGACGTGGCGTTCCTCGAGGCCCACCGTCCGGCGGAGCCGATCCTGGCCGAGGTCTTCGAAAAAGCCGCGAGGGGGCTGCGTGGCCTTCAGAAGGAGCGCCCCTCGGAGCCTCAGTAG
- a CDS encoding PepSY domain-containing protein, translating to MTNDLPVTSPQPESPVRPQQRYQRVMKLVRRTHMYLGLLLFPWLLVFGVSGMLFNHPNFGEDVKMRALSGEQLRSLTGLEPVDAGGIAREVVTRLNAEGSGQGERYQLDPGFASRYSGFTVMMAPGEGVNHILIVDLNDGTGTLATRATGSSQPREPAPFSGETVSLPEHSLAAVESKMAQLLPKLDIQAKTPLRANPRSAPEVRFRMTDAKDRVWNVTYNLGSGRLDGRLAEATPALSVNELLTKLHTTHHYPLDVGFTWVWALFADITGLMIVFWAVSGLFMWWQMKPTRVIGVAAISLALGLGLVIIGGTLAELQFGNVQKRTGPGDGQPPPQAKPAQQAKAAP from the coding sequence ATGACCAACGACCTCCCCGTCACGTCCCCGCAGCCCGAGTCCCCGGTGCGTCCGCAGCAGCGCTATCAGCGCGTGATGAAGCTCGTGCGCCGGACGCACATGTACCTCGGGTTGCTGCTCTTCCCCTGGCTGCTGGTGTTCGGCGTCAGCGGGATGCTGTTCAACCACCCCAACTTCGGCGAGGACGTGAAGATGCGCGCGCTCTCCGGAGAGCAGCTCCGCTCGCTCACGGGGCTGGAGCCGGTGGATGCCGGGGGGATTGCGCGGGAGGTCGTCACGCGGCTGAACGCGGAGGGGAGCGGCCAGGGGGAGCGCTACCAGCTCGATCCTGGCTTCGCGAGCCGCTACTCGGGTTTCACGGTGATGATGGCGCCGGGCGAGGGGGTGAATCACATCCTGATCGTGGACCTGAACGATGGCACGGGGACCCTGGCGACGCGCGCCACCGGGTCCTCGCAACCCCGGGAGCCGGCGCCGTTCTCGGGGGAGACCGTGTCCCTGCCGGAGCACTCGCTGGCCGCGGTCGAATCCAAGATGGCCCAGCTCCTGCCGAAGCTGGACATCCAGGCGAAGACGCCCCTTCGCGCCAATCCTCGTAGCGCACCGGAGGTGCGGTTCCGGATGACGGACGCGAAGGATCGGGTGTGGAACGTGACCTACAATCTGGGCTCGGGCCGCCTGGACGGACGCCTCGCCGAGGCCACACCGGCGTTGAGCGTCAACGAGCTGCTCACCAAGCTGCACACGACGCACCACTACCCGCTGGATGTGGGCTTCACCTGGGTATGGGCGCTGTTCGCGGACATCACCGGGTTGATGATCGTCTTCTGGGCGGTGTCTGGCCTGTTCATGTGGTGGCAGATGAAGCCCACCCGGGTGATTGGCGTCGCGGCCATCAGCCTGGCGCTCGGCCTGGGCCTGGTGATCATTGGAGGCACGCTGGCGGAGCTACAGTTTGGCAACGTGCAGAAGCGCACCGGTCCTGGCGACGGGCAACCCCCGCCGCAGGCGAAGCCCGCCCAGCAGGCCAAGGCGGCTCCGTAA
- a CDS encoding sterol desaturase family protein, whose product MADLQSLDPTQLATPAFLLLMAVELLWLARHRQEGYVGYTVKDSAASLTMGTVYSLIYMGWKGVEYAFYSVLYEASPLRMGDGLLAWVLLFFAEDLCYYWFHRVHHESRVFWASHVVHHSSEHYNLSTALRQTWTPMSGLLFWAPLPLLGFHPAMVLAAHAISLLYQFWIHTEAIGRMGPLEWVLNTPSHHRVHHGANPRYLDRNYAGVLILWDRLFGTFQAEDERPIYGLTKNIHTYNPLRIAFHEYAAILRDVLRPNPLRVRLGLVFRGPGWKPPEGSVPAAGDGAVLRAEEGGGQLPSHPGA is encoded by the coding sequence ATGGCCGACCTTCAATCCCTGGATCCCACCCAGCTCGCCACTCCGGCGTTCCTCCTCCTCATGGCCGTGGAGCTCCTCTGGCTCGCCCGGCACCGCCAGGAGGGCTACGTGGGCTACACCGTCAAGGACTCGGCGGCCAGCCTCACCATGGGCACCGTCTACTCCCTCATCTACATGGGCTGGAAGGGCGTGGAGTACGCCTTCTACTCCGTGCTCTACGAGGCCTCGCCATTGAGGATGGGTGATGGGCTGCTGGCCTGGGTGCTGCTCTTCTTCGCCGAGGACCTCTGCTACTACTGGTTCCACCGCGTCCATCACGAGTCCCGCGTCTTCTGGGCCTCGCACGTGGTGCACCACTCCAGCGAGCACTACAACCTCTCCACCGCCCTGCGGCAGACATGGACGCCCATGTCGGGCCTGCTCTTCTGGGCGCCGCTGCCGCTGCTCGGCTTCCACCCGGCCATGGTGCTCGCCGCCCATGCCATCAGCCTGCTCTACCAGTTCTGGATCCACACCGAGGCCATCGGCCGCATGGGGCCGCTCGAGTGGGTGCTCAACACGCCCTCGCACCACCGCGTGCACCATGGCGCCAACCCGCGCTACCTGGATCGCAACTACGCGGGCGTGCTCATCCTCTGGGACCGGCTCTTCGGCACCTTCCAGGCCGAGGACGAGCGCCCCATCTACGGCCTCACCAAGAACATCCACACGTACAACCCGCTGCGCATCGCCTTCCACGAGTACGCGGCGATTCTTCGCGACGTGCTGCGGCCCAACCCGCTGCGCGTGCGCCTGGGGCTGGTGTTCCGCGGGCCTGGCTGGAAGCCGCCGGAGGGCTCAGTCCCGGCAGCAGGCGATGGCGCCGTCCTGCGAGCGGAAGAAGGCGGTGGTCAGCTCCCGTCCCACCCAGGCGCATAG
- a CDS encoding GTPase family protein, which produces MAASTEPTFLEISETVRRLEEMLDRVPDPLARDIRQKIAHLRALLLEQRSPNLVLVGRRGAGKSSLINAFFGARVAEVGHVKAQTGQGRWFDVQGELGTLSILDTRGLQEGSRPEEHDAADTPLDSILAEVRRKAPDALLFLIKASEVDSAIDADLDVLTHLASAVEQAHGLRPPLIGVVTHCDLLEPKRTDLHLPESQDPTELQEKLRHVEAVERQLRDKLRSRPELRGELVNVLGVSTYLSWRPDGTIRSDERWRLGELAQVLFRELPEQGRLVLARVTRVRTLQEELATTLTRAMASLCMGVAFVPVPVADIIPITSAQLSLIAGIGWISGRQLDLKASGEFLTALGVNVGAAFALREAARALIKFVFPGAGNVVSGAVAFAGTLAIGTAARAYLLRGVSAEEAHRLYQSTRASAEAHPERALSEG; this is translated from the coding sequence ATGGCCGCCTCCACCGAACCCACGTTCCTCGAAATCTCCGAGACGGTCCGCCGCCTCGAGGAGATGCTCGACCGCGTCCCGGATCCGCTCGCCCGCGACATCCGTCAGAAGATCGCCCACCTGCGTGCCCTGCTGCTCGAACAGCGCTCGCCCAACCTCGTGCTCGTGGGCCGCCGCGGCGCCGGCAAGTCCTCCCTCATCAACGCCTTCTTCGGCGCCCGCGTCGCCGAGGTCGGTCACGTCAAGGCCCAGACCGGCCAGGGCCGCTGGTTCGATGTCCAGGGCGAGCTCGGCACCCTCTCCATCCTCGACACCCGCGGCCTCCAGGAGGGCTCCCGCCCCGAGGAGCATGACGCCGCCGACACCCCCCTCGACTCCATCCTCGCCGAGGTCCGCCGCAAGGCCCCCGACGCCCTCCTCTTCCTCATCAAGGCCTCCGAGGTCGACTCCGCCATCGACGCCGACCTCGACGTCCTCACGCACCTCGCCTCCGCCGTCGAGCAGGCCCACGGCCTCCGCCCTCCCCTCATCGGCGTCGTCACCCACTGCGATCTGCTCGAGCCCAAGCGCACCGATCTCCACCTCCCCGAGTCGCAGGATCCCACCGAGCTCCAGGAGAAGCTCCGCCACGTCGAGGCCGTCGAGCGCCAGCTGCGCGACAAGCTCCGCTCCCGCCCCGAGCTGCGCGGCGAGCTCGTCAACGTCCTCGGCGTCTCCACCTACCTGTCCTGGCGCCCGGATGGGACGATCCGCTCGGATGAGCGATGGAGGCTGGGTGAGCTCGCCCAGGTGCTCTTTCGCGAGCTGCCCGAGCAGGGCCGGCTCGTCCTCGCCCGCGTGACGCGCGTGCGCACCCTCCAGGAGGAGCTCGCCACCACCCTCACCCGCGCTATGGCCTCGCTCTGCATGGGCGTCGCCTTCGTCCCCGTCCCCGTCGCCGACATCATCCCCATCACCTCCGCCCAGCTCAGCCTCATCGCCGGCATCGGGTGGATCTCCGGCCGCCAGCTCGATCTCAAGGCCTCCGGCGAGTTCCTCACCGCCCTCGGCGTCAACGTGGGCGCCGCCTTCGCCCTGCGCGAGGCCGCTCGCGCCCTCATCAAGTTCGTCTTCCCCGGCGCTGGCAACGTCGTCTCCGGCGCCGTCGCCTTCGCGGGCACGCTCGCCATCGGCACCGCCGCCCGCGCGTACTTGCTTCGCGGCGTTTCCGCCGAGGAGGCCCACCGGCTGTACCAGTCCACCCGCGCCTCCGCCGAGGCCCACCCCGAGCGCGCCCTCTCCGAGGGCTGA